The following are encoded in a window of Planctomycetaceae bacterium genomic DNA:
- a CDS encoding L,D-transpeptidase family protein gives MGNLSRKTDAGSGMMEPFAFENSKKPATPWVIAAILFAALVAWQLDYFPRLRPASSGTLAETSSSLHAVTPLDASWDEIVDRSADLQPTRNDAADPLQSALAMQSEPLDTTVVPENTRNSLRQDSMVRPASFELAEPTDLSAQSSSDADSDSQMGVIPAELAERLRAIDMLFRDGNIAEAHARLSWIYWKQPSYRRLIKSRLEHTAAEIFAGSDYQLEDPHIVEFGETLNSIAARHNVPWTYLARLNNIAPRDLQAGQTLKVISGPFSALVDLDEFSLTVHAQGWFIHRYQVGIGKEERTPRGEFKVKEKLENPTWYNPDGGVVDADDPSNPLGEFWLGLGDHIGIHGTIDADSIGTARSRGCIHLADGDIEEVFNLLSIGSTVVIRD, from the coding sequence ATGGGCAATCTGTCACGGAAAACAGATGCAGGATCAGGGATGATGGAACCATTCGCATTCGAAAATTCAAAGAAGCCTGCCACACCGTGGGTCATCGCGGCGATTTTGTTTGCAGCATTGGTCGCATGGCAACTCGACTACTTTCCGCGGTTACGGCCCGCATCATCCGGAACACTGGCGGAAACGTCGTCAAGTCTGCACGCAGTAACGCCGCTCGACGCATCCTGGGATGAAATTGTCGACAGAAGTGCGGATTTACAGCCCACGCGGAATGATGCCGCCGATCCGCTGCAATCTGCGCTCGCCATGCAGTCCGAACCTCTCGATACGACAGTGGTCCCCGAAAACACTCGAAACAGCCTTCGGCAGGATTCGATGGTTCGTCCGGCATCTTTTGAACTGGCAGAACCCACCGATCTTTCAGCGCAGTCGAGTTCCGACGCCGATAGTGATTCTCAAATGGGTGTCATTCCCGCGGAGCTCGCGGAACGGCTTCGAGCGATTGATATGCTTTTCCGCGATGGAAATATTGCAGAAGCGCATGCCAGACTCTCGTGGATTTACTGGAAACAACCATCCTATCGGCGGCTCATCAAATCCCGTCTGGAGCACACGGCGGCAGAAATCTTTGCCGGATCGGACTATCAGCTGGAAGATCCACACATCGTGGAATTCGGAGAGACATTGAATTCAATCGCGGCCCGACACAATGTCCCGTGGACTTACCTTGCCAGGCTCAACAACATCGCCCCTCGGGACCTGCAGGCCGGACAGACGCTGAAAGTCATCAGTGGACCGTTCTCTGCGCTGGTTGATCTCGACGAATTCTCTCTGACAGTGCATGCGCAGGGATGGTTTATCCACCGTTATCAGGTGGGGATCGGCAAGGAAGAGCGAACTCCAAGAGGCGAATTCAAGGTCAAAGAGAAACTGGAGAATCCCACCTGGTACAATCCGGACGGTGGGGTCGTGGACGCTGATGATCCGTCGAATCCCCTTGGCGAATTCTGGCTGGGGCTTGGCGATCACATCGGTATCCACGGGACCATTGATGCCGATTCGATCGGAACTGCCCGCTCCCGTGGATGTATTCACCTTGCTGATGGAGACATCGAAGAGGTGTTTAATCTGCTTTCGATCGGTTCAACCGTTGTTATTCGCGACTAA
- a CDS encoding MBL fold metallo-hydrolase codes for MLDRRELFPNVIELNYQARRRFGCCVYLVYSGSDWMLFDIGYEDTVDELIHLIRQMDFPLANCRYLVATHADADHVQGFHRAKELLPGSQLVAHPEAKRILESGDRIASFAEIPAQEISISMPPFHVDREVSEGDTLELNGIQLDVWDTPGHAVGQLAFRFGNLLLSGDNIFRDGCVGSIDAHHGSDIPAFIDSLKRIQASDVDWLLPSHGPAFRNDKALLQSAIDRLDGYQHMADFGTCAVDWPLLDEWEDELARGVAPE; via the coding sequence ATGCTGGATCGCCGCGAACTGTTTCCCAACGTTATTGAACTCAACTATCAGGCGCGCCGACGATTCGGTTGCTGCGTGTATCTGGTCTACTCCGGAAGCGACTGGATGCTGTTTGACATTGGCTACGAAGATACAGTCGATGAGTTGATTCATCTGATTCGCCAGATGGATTTTCCACTCGCGAATTGTCGCTATCTGGTTGCGACTCACGCAGATGCCGACCACGTCCAGGGATTTCATCGCGCCAAGGAATTGCTGCCAGGCTCTCAACTCGTTGCCCATCCCGAAGCAAAACGCATTCTCGAATCCGGCGATCGTATCGCCTCATTCGCCGAGATTCCTGCTCAGGAGATATCAATCTCCATGCCTCCCTTTCACGTTGACCGTGAAGTTAGTGAGGGCGACACGCTCGAGTTGAATGGTATTCAACTGGATGTCTGGGATACGCCCGGACATGCAGTCGGGCAGCTCGCTTTCCGTTTTGGGAATCTGCTGCTGTCCGGTGACAATATTTTCAGAGATGGATGCGTGGGAAGCATTGACGCGCACCATGGTTCTGACATTCCGGCATTCATTGACTCGTTGAAGCGAATCCAGGCAAGCGATGTGGACTGGTTGCTGCCCAGCCATGGTCCTGCTTTCCGAAATGACAAAGCCCTGCTTCAGTCGGCGATCGACCGTCTCGACGGCTATCAGCACATGGCGGACTTTGGAACGTGTGCTGTTGACTGGCCTCTGCTGGATGAATGGGAAGATGAACTTGCCAGGGGAGTGGCCCCTGAATGA